From one Bos indicus x Bos taurus breed Angus x Brahman F1 hybrid chromosome 7, Bos_hybrid_MaternalHap_v2.0, whole genome shotgun sequence genomic stretch:
- the LOC113895237 gene encoding protocadherin gamma-A2 isoform X27 translates to MAALLNLPHRRRFVLLCLLWAALWKVGAGQMRYSVPEEIEKGSFVGSVAKDLGLEPLALAERGARIVSRGRTQLFALNPRNGSLVTAGRIDREELCAQSARCLVSFNILLEDKLSIYSVEVEIKDINDNAPRFGVEEVELKISETTMPGFRIPLKSAHDADVGENTLQKYEINSNDHFSLDVRSGMDGNKYPELVLGRALDREEEAVHYLVLKALDGGDPIRSGTSRIRVTVLDVNDNAPVFTQPEYRVSVPEDTPVGTRILTVTATDADEGYNAQVTYFLEKNPEETSEVFELKSSSGEITIIKSLDYEDAKFHEIDIEAQDGPGLLTRMKVIVTVLDVNDNVPEFYMTSATSSVPEDSPPGTIIALFNVHDRDSGQNAFITCSLPENLPFKLERSVDNYHRLVTTRVLDREQFSSYNITVTAKDGGSPSLSTDAYILLQVTDINDNPPTFPHTSYSAYIPENNPRGASIFSVMACDPDSNDNAHVTYSLAEDTLQSAPLSSYISINSDTGVLYALRSFDYEQFCELQLWVTAQDGGNPPLSTNVSVNIFVLDQNDNTPEILYPALPTDGSTGVELAPRSAEPGYLVTKVVAVDRDSGQNAWLSYRLLKASEPGLFAVGLHTGEVRTARALLDRDALKQSLVVAVQDHGQPPLSATVTLTVAVADSIPDILTDLGSLKPSVDPGDSGLTLYLVVAVAAVSCVFLAFVIVLLALRLRHWHTSRLFQASGSGLAGVPASQFVGVDGVRAFLQTYSHEVSLTADSRGSHVIFPQPNYADTLISQESCEKKDFVSEPQFLPEDKEETFSQSREPANHTRKI, encoded by the exons ATGGCGGCTCTGCTAAATTTGCCACATCGCAGAAGGTTTGTACTGCTGTGCCTTCTTTGGGCGGCCCTGTGGAAGGTTGGAGCTGGGCAGATGCGCTATTCAGTGCCAGAAGAGATAGAAAAAGGGTCATTCGTGGGCAGTGTTGCCAAGGATCTCGGGCTAGAGCCTCTGGCACTGGCAGAGCGCGGAGCCCGCATCGTCTCCAGAGGTAGGACGCAGCTCTTCGCTCTGAACCCGCGAAACGGCAGCTTGGTCACCGCGGGCAGGATAGACCGGGAGGAGCTCTGCGCCCAGAGTGCGCGGTGTCTGGTGAGTTTTAACATACTCCTGGAAGATAAATTGAGTATTTATTCAGTAGAAGtggaaataaaagatattaaCGATAATGCCCCTCGCTTTGGAGTAGAGGAAGTGGAGCTAAAAATTAGTGAAACGACTATGCCAGGATTCCGGATCCCTCTTAAGAGCGCGCATGATGCAGACGTCGGAGAGAACACTCTCCAAAAGTACGaaattaattcaaatgaccaCTTCTCTCTGGACGTGCGAAGCGGGATGGATGGTAACAAGTACCCGGAGCTGGTGCTGGGACGCGCTCTCGACCGTGAGGAGGAGGCCGTACACTACCTCGTTCTCAAGGCTTTGGACGGGGGCGACCCTATCAGATCTGGCACCTCCCGCATCCGCGTGACGGTCTTGGATGTGAACGACAACGCTCCTGTTTTTACACAGCCCGAGTACCGTGTAAGTGTTCCAGAGGATACTCCCGTAGGCACACGGATACTTACAGTGACCGCCACTGATGCAGATGAGGGATACAATGCCCAGGTGACATATTTTCTGGAGAAAAACCCTGAAGAAACCTCAGAGGTATTTGAGCTTAAGTCATCATCTGGAGAAATAACAATCATAAAAAGCCTAGATTATGAGGATGCCAAATTCCATGAAATTGATATTGAAGCTCAGGATGGTCCGGGCCTTCTGACCAGAATGAAGGTCATTGTCACAGTTCTGGACGTGAATGACAATGTCCCAGAATTCTACATGACATCTGCTACAAGTTCAGTTCCTGAAGATTCTCCTCCAGGAACCATAATCGCACTTTTCAATGTACATGACAGAGACTCTGGGCAGAATGCATTTATCACATGTTCACTCCCAGAGAACCTTCCTTTCAAATTAGAAAGGTCAGTGGACAATTACCACCGATTGGTTACAACTAGAGTCCTTGACAGAGAACAGTTTTCCTCTTACAACATCACTGTAACTGCTAAAGATGGAGGGAGCCCATCTCTATCCACAGATGCTTACATCTTGCTGCAGGTGACAGACATCAACGACAACCCTCCCACCTTTCCCCACACATCCTATTCTGCCTACATTCCTGAAAACAACCCCAGAGGTGCCTCCATCTTTTCTGTGATGGCCTGTGACCCCGACAGCAACGACAATGCCCATGTAACTTATAGCTTGGCTGAGGACACCCTTCAGAGTGCACCCCTGTCCTCCTACATCTCCATCAACTCTGACACCGGTGTCCTCTATGCACTGCGTTCCTTTGATTATGAGCAGTTCTGTGAACTTCAGTTATGGGTTACAGCACAGGATGGTGGGAATCCACCCCTCAGCACCAACGTGTCTGTGAACATATTCGTGCTGGACCAGAACGACAACACACCTGAGATTCTGTACCCTGCCCTCCCCACGGACGGTTCCACGGGTGTGGAGTTGGCACCCCGCTCTGCAGAGCCTGGCTACCTGGTCACCAAGGTGGTGGCAGTGGACAGAGACTCAGGCCAGAACGCCTGGCTGTCCTACCGCCTGCTCAAGGCCAGCGAGCCAGGGCTTTTCGCGGTGGGGCTGCACACCGGCGAGGTGCGCACAGCGCGGGCCCTCCTGGACAGAGATGCGCTCAAGCAGAGCCTGGTGGTGGCGGTCCAGGACCACGGCCAGCCCCCTCTCTCGGCCACCGTCACGCTCACGGTGGCTGTGGCTGACAGCATCCCAGACATCCTGACTGACCTAGGCAGCCTGAAGCCCTCAGTGGACCCTGGCGACTCAGGCCTCACACTCTACCTGGTGGTGGCGGTGGCCGCggtctcctgtgtcttcctcGCCTTTGTCATTGTGCTACTGGCTCTCAGACTGCGGCACTGGCACACGTCGCGTCTGTTCCAGGCTTCAGGCAGCGGGTTGGCTGGCGTGCCGGCGTCTCAGTTTGTGGGCGTGGACGGGGTGCGGGCTTTCCTGCAGACCTATTCGCACGAGGTCTCGCTCACGGCGGACTCTCGGGGGAGTCACGTGATCTTCCCGCAGCCGAACTACGCGGACACGCTCATCAGCCAGGAGAGCTGTGAGAAAAAGGATTTTGTTTCAGAACCTCAATTTCTACCTGAAgataaagaagaaacattttctcAG AGCAGAGAACCAGCAAATCACACTCGGAAGATCTGA
- the LOC113895237 gene encoding protocadherin gamma-A1 isoform X30, whose translation MAIRVKVLGCRRLVLLYLFLGLLLEAQAGKIRYSVSEETDKGFFVGNIAKDLGLQPQELMERRVRIVSRGRKQLFALNPRSGSLVTAGRIDREELCAQNARCLVSFNVLVEDKMKLFPVEVEIIDINDNTPEFQLEEVEFKMNEITAPGTRIPLPSGQDLDVGMNSLQSYQLSSTPHFSLDAQQGSDGSQQPEMVLQSPLDREEEAVHHFLLTAFDGGNPARSGTLRIRVQVVDVNDNPPAFTQAVYHTSVPENVPLGTRLLMVKATDPDEGANGEVTYSFHNIDQKMAQIFHLDSNTGEITSQEPLDFEEYTIYPMEIQAQDGAGLMARAKVLVKVLDINDNAPEVTITSVTTSVPENFPPGATIALISVHDQDSGDNGHTSCSISGNLPFKLEKLDDNYYRLVTEKTMDRELTSQYNITVTATDQGTPTLSTETHISLQVTDVNDNPPVFPQDFYSTYILENNPTGASIFCVTAHDADSNENAQVAYSLVEDTIQGVPLSSYVSVNSDTGVLYALRSFDYEQFQDLQLRLMARDSGDPPLSSNVSVSIFVLDQNDNTPEILYPALPTDGSTGVELAPRSAEPGYLVTKVVAVDRDSGQNSWLSYRLLKASEPGLFAVGLHTGEVRTARALLDRDALKQSLVVAVQDHGQPPLSATITFTVAVADSIPEVLADLDSIETSSHRDNSSFMLHLVVAVAVVSCVFLAFVIALLVLRLRRWHRLRAQTSASVLAGLPTSHFLGVDGVRAFLQTYSHEVSLTADSRGSHVIFPQPNYADTLISQESSEKKDFLSVPQSLLEDKKETFSQEKKDS comes from the exons ATGGCGATTCGAGTGAAGGTGCTCGGCTGCCGCAGGCTGGTCCTACTGTACCTTTTTCTGGGGCTGTTGTTGGAAgcccaggctgggaagatccgctaCTCGGTGTCAGAAGAGACAGACAAAGGTTTCTTTGTGGGCAACATCGCCAAGGATCTGGGGCTACAACCCCAGGAGCTGATGGAGCGCCGAGTCCGAATCGTCTCCAGAGGTAGGAAGCAGCTCTTTGCTCTGAACCCGCGAAGCGGCAGCTTGGTCACCGCGGGCAGGATAGACCGGGAAGAGCTCTGCGCTCAGAACGCGCGGTGTCTGGTGAGTTTTAACGTCTTAGTAGAGGATAAAATGAAGCTTTTCCCTGTTGAAGTGGAAATAATTGATATTAATGACAACACTCCCGAATTCCAGTTAGAAGAAGTggaatttaaaatgaatgaaataactgCTCCAGGTACCAGGATCCCCCTGCCTTCTGGGCAAGACCTTGATGTGGGTATGAATTCGCTCCAGAGCTATCAGCTCAGCTCCACCCCTCATTTCTCCCTGGATGCTCAACAGGGATCTGATGGGTCCCAACAGCCGGAGATGGTGCTGCAGAGTCCCCTAGACAGGGAAGAAGAAGCTGTCCATCACTTCCTCCTCACTGCTTTTGATGGGGGCAATCCAGCCCGTTCAGGAACCCTCCGAATTCGGGTTCAGGTGGTGGATGTAAATGACAACCCTCCAGCGTTTACACAAGCAGTGTACCACACGAGTGTACCCGAGAACGTGCCTCTGGGCACTCGGCTGCTCATGGTAAAAGCCACAGACCCAGATGAAGGTGCCAATGGGGAAGTAACATATTCATTTCATAATATAGACCAAAAAATGGCACAAATATTTCACTTGGATTCTAACACAGGAGAAATAACAAGTCAAGAACCTCTGGATTTTGAAGAATACACAATTTATCCAATGGAAATTCAAGCTCAGGATGGTGCAGGCCTCATGGCCAGAGCAAAGGTGCTGGTCAAAGTTCTGGACATAAATGATAATGCCCCAGAGGTAACCATCACCTCTGTCACTACTTCAGTCCCAGAAAACTTTCCTCCTGGGGCCACAATTGCTCTTATCAGTGTGCATGACCAGGACTCCGGAGACAATGGTCACACTTCATGTTCCATTTCTGGAAATCTACCCTTTAAATTAGAAAAGTTAGATGATAATTATTACCGTTTGGTGACAGAAAAAACAATGGATAGAGAACTTACCTCCCAGTACAACATTACAGTAACAGCAACAGATCAGGGAACTCCGACTCTATCTACTGAAACACACATTTCACTGCAAGTGACAGATGTCAACGACAACCCCCCTGTCTTCCCCCAGGACTTCTACTCCACCTACATTCTAGAAAACAACCCCACAGGTGCCTCCATTTTCTGCGTGACAGCCCATGATGCCGACAGTAATGAGAATGCACAGGTTGCTTATTCCCTGGTGGAGGATACCATCCAAGGAGTGCCTCTATCCTCCTATGTCTCCGTCAACTCAGACACTGGAGTCCTATATGCCTTGCGATCATTTGACTATGAGCAGTTCCAGGACCTGCAGTTGAGATTGATGGCTCGTGACAGCGGGGACCCACCACTTAGTAGCAACGTGTCTGTGAGCATATTTGTGCTGGACCAGAACGACAACACACCTGAAATCCTGTATCCTGCACTCCCCACGGATGGTTCCACTGGTGTGGAGCTGGCACCCCGCTCTGCAGAACCAGGCTACCTTGTTACCAAGGTGGTGGCAGTGGACAGAGACTCTGGCCAGAACTCCTGGCTATCTTACCGCCTACTCAAGGCCAGCGAGCCGGGACTCTTCGCGGTGGGGCTGCACACGGGCGAGGTGCGCACAGCGCGGGCCCTGCTAGACAGAGACGCGCTCAAGCAGAGCCTGGTGGTGGCGGTCCAGGACCACGGCCAGCCCCCTCTGTCGGCCACCATCACGTTCACTGTGGCTGTTGCTGACAGCATTCCAGAAGTGCTGGCCGACTTGGACAGCATTGAAACTTCCTCCCACCGGGACAACTCCAGCTTCATGCTGCACTTGGTAGTGGCTGTGGCCGTGGTCTCCTGCGTCTTCCTCGCCTTTGTCATCGCGTTGCTGGTGCTCAGATTGCGACGCTGGCACAGACTGCGTGCGCAGACTTCAGCAAGTGTATTGGCGGGCTTGCCCACCTCTCACTTTCTGGGTGTGGACGGGGTGCGGGCTTTCCTGCAGACCTATTCGCACGAGGTCTCGCTCACCGCGGACTCTCGGGGGAGTCACGTGATCTTCCCGCAGCCGAACTACGCCGACACGCTCATCAGTCAGGAGAGCAgtgagaaaaaagattttttgtcAGTACCCCAGTCTTTACTTgaagacaaaaaggaaacattttctcaG gaaaaaaaagactcctGA
- the LOC113895241 gene encoding uncharacterized protein LOC113895241: MTRNQQGEISQRAAALSARLCNSAARRASVRSCRASGKESVTSPRRTGGVSLPSPPCKLPKSVVIRNLPAVTEELPSLSMRTLVIRGAAVVRCIQTYKAASRRNGSLLTRKTRERRKRSFFPDVFVQLSELRRRGTVRFLPGDVAKDLKVGIRAKDLPLGDQNHGSTVWSRRLQALTQHPLVLPIAHFSASNSNLVL; this comes from the exons ATGACTCGGAACCAGCAAGGTGAAATCTCGCAGAGAGCCGCAGCTCTGAGCGCCAGACTTTGCAACTCCGCAGCTCGGCGTGCCTCTGTCCGGAGCTGCAGAGCGAGCGGAAAAGAAAGCGTTACGTCACCCCGCAGGACTGGAGGAGTCT CCTTACCCTCACCTCCTTGTAAACTTCCAAAGTCTGTGGTCATAAGAAACCTGCCAGCAGTAACTGAGGAACTTCCTTCCTTGTCCATG CGCACTTTGGTAATCCGAGGAGCAGCTGTAGTGAGGTGTATTCAGACCTACAAAGCAGCATCAAGAAGAAATGGAAGTCTCCTTACAAGGAAGACACGGGAGCGAAGGAAGCGCTCTTTCTTTCCCGATGTCTTTGTTCAACTTAGTGAACTGCGCAGAAGAGGCACTGTGAGATTCCTTCCGGGAGACGTAGCCAAGGATTTAAAAGTGGGGATTCGCGCCAAAGATCTACCTCTCGGTGACCAGAACCATGG GTCTACTGTATGGTCCAGGAGACTGCAAGCACTCACCCAGCACCCTTTAGTGCTGCCCATTGCACACTTTAGTGCTTCCAACTCAAATTTGGTGCTCTAA
- the TAF7 gene encoding transcription initiation factor TFIID subunit 7, with the protein MSKSKDDAPHELESQFILRLPPEYASTVRRAVQSGHVNLKDRLSIELHPDGRHGIVRVDRVPLAAKLVDLPCVMESLKTIDKKTFYKTADVCQMLVSTVDGDLYPPVEEPVATADPKASKKKDKDKEKKFVWNHGITLPLKNVRKRRFRKTAKKKYIESPDVEKEVKRLLSTDAEAVSTRWEIIAEDETKETENQGLDISSPGMSGHRQGHDSLEHDELREIFNDLSSSSEDEDETQHQDEEDINIIDTEEDLERQLQDKLNESDEQHQENEGTNQLVMGIQKQIDNMKGKLQETQDRAKRQEDLIMKVENLALKNRFQAVLDELKQKEDREKEQLSSLQEELESLLEK; encoded by the coding sequence atgagtaagagCAAAGATGATGCTCCTCATGAACTAGAGAGCCAGTTTATCTTACGCCTACCCCCGGAGTATGCCTCTACTGTGAGGCGGGCGGTACAGTCTGGCCATGTCAACTTGAAGGACAGACTGTCAATTGAGTTACACCCTGATGGGCGTCATGGAATTGTCAGAGTGGACCGAGTCCCTTTGGCCGCAAAATTGGTAGACCTGCCGTGTGTTATGGAGAGTTTGAAAACCATTGATAAAAAAACCTTTTACAAGACAGCTGATGTCTGTCAGATGCTTGTCTCTACAGTTGATGGTGATCTGTATCCTCCTGTGGAGGAACCAGTTGCTACTGCTGATCCCAAAGCAAGCAAAAAGAAGGAtaaggacaaagagaaaaaatttgtatggaaccatgGAATTACTCTGCCTCTGAAAAATGTGAGAAAGAGAAGATTCCGTAAGACAGCAAAGAAAAAGTATATTGAGTCTCCAGATgtggaaaaagaagtaaagcgGTTGCTGAGCACAGATGCTGAAGCTGTCAGTACCCGCTGGGAAATAATTGCTGAAGATgagacaaaagaaacagaaaatcaaggCCTTGATATCTCTTCCCCAGGAATGTCTGGGCATAGGCAGGGCCATGACTCCTTAGAACATGATGAGCTTCGGGAGATATTCAATgacctcagcagcagcagtgaagatgAAGATGAGACACAGCATCAAGATGAAGAAGATATAAACATCATAGACACTGAAGAAGATCTGGAAAGGCAGCTACAGGACAAACTAAATGAATCAGATGAACAGCACCAAGAAAACGAGGGAACCAATCAGCTGGTTATGGGAATTCAGAAACAGATTGATAACATGAAAGGCAAGCTCCAAGAGACCCAGGACAGAGCAAAGCGACAGGAGGATCTCATCATGAAAGTGGAAAACCTGGCTCTCAAGAACAGATTTCAGGCTGTGCTGGATGAACTGAAACAGAAGGAAGACCGGGAAAAAGAGCAGCTCAGCTCTTTGCAAGAAGAGCTAGAATCACTCCTAGAGAAGTGA
- the LOC113896576 gene encoding mitochondrial ornithine transporter 2, which produces MKSSPAIQAAIDLTAGALGGTACVLTGQPFDTMKVKMQTFPGLYKGLTDCALKTYSQVGLRGFYKGTGPALMAYVAENSVLFMCYGFCQHFVRKVAGLDEQAKLNDLQTAAAGSIASAFAALALCPTELVKCRLQTMHELEMSGRIAKSHDTVWSVVKSILRKDGPWGFYHGLTSTLFQVVPGYFFFFGGYELSRSFFASGGSKDELGPVPLMLSGGIAGICLWFVIYPVDCIKSRIQVLSMFGKQTGFIRTLLSVVRTEGIAALYSGLKATLIRAFPANAALFLAYEYSRKMMMSQFEAY; this is translated from the coding sequence ATGAAATCCAGTCCTGCTATCCAGGCTGCCATCGACCTCACCGCGGGGGCCCTGGGGGGCACAGCGTGCGTCCTGACCGGGCAGCCCTTCGACACTATGAAGGTGAAGATGCAGACGTTCCCCGGCCTGTACAAGGGCCTCACCGACTGTGCCCTGAAGACGTACTCCCAGGTGGGCTTGCGGGGCTTCTACAAGGGGACCGGCCCCGCGCTAATGGCCTACGTCGCCGAGAACTCGGTCCTCTTCATGTGCTACGGCTTCTGCCAACATTTCGTTAGGAAAGTGGCTGGACTGGACGAGCAGGCGAAGCTGAATGATCTGCAAACTGCGGCCGCAGGTTCCATCGCCTCAGCGTTTGCCGCGCTGGCCCTGTGCCCCACTGAGCTCGTGAAGTGCCGGCTGCAGACCATGCACGAACTGGAGATGTCAGGGAGGATAGCCAAAAGCCATGATACAGTTTGGTCCGTCGTGAAGAGTATCCTTAGAAAGGATGGCCCCTGGGGCTTCTACCACGGACTCACCAGTACTCTGTTTCAAGTAGTACCAGGCTATTTCTTCTTCTTCGGTGGCTATGAACTGAGCCGATCGTTTTTTGCCTCCGGGGGTTCAAAAGATGAACTAGGCCCTGTCCCCTTGATGTTAAGTGGTGGAATTGCTGGCATTTGCCTTTGGTTTGTCATATACCCCGTGGATTGTATCAAATCCAGAATTCAGGTTCTTTCCATGTTTGGAAAACAGACAGGATTCATCAGAACTCTTTTAAGTGTTGTGAGAACCGAAGGAATAGCAGCTTTATATTCTGGTCTGAAAGCTACTCTGATTCGAGCgtttcctgccaatgcagcacTATTTTTGGCTTATGAATACAGCAGGAAAATGATGATGAGCCAGTTTGAAGCATATTGA